In a genomic window of Prochlorococcus marinus subsp. marinus str. CCMP1375:
- a CDS encoding DUF3303 domain-containing protein — protein sequence MLYIQHWKFKTGYHEQAAKKFLATQAPYPRANMLGRYHGPGSLEGWIIVETDDPTALYEHAADWGEFMEWDTTPVFTDDQAGPIIAKIYS from the coding sequence ATGCTTTACATTCAGCACTGGAAATTTAAAACCGGATACCACGAGCAAGCTGCAAAGAAATTCCTAGCTACACAAGCTCCATACCCTAGAGCTAATATGCTTGGCCGCTATCACGGTCCAGGGTCTTTAGAAGGTTGGATAATAGTAGAGACTGACGATCCAACTGCTTTATATGAGCATGCAGCTGATTGGGGTGAATTTATGGAATGGGATACAACTCCTGTATTTACTGACGATCAAGCTGGTCCAATTATCGCCAAAATTTATAGCTAA
- a CDS encoding NmrA/HSCARG family protein yields the protein MDCRFHSDALYKIQSPPKNTFEEQRTKPVIAVTMATSRQGVSVVNHLSKSNLFSIRAITRDPLSQGSKQLAKLPNVQVLEGDLLEPQSLEKCFAGVYGVFGNTTPTKGWALGRGSIVREYELQQGRNLVDVLKRTIEEGSLKHFVFSSVCKAKDPLKSDPAPSHFSNKWSIEEYIFVNGLKEFSTILRPVSYFENFDSDLPSVKISEKSFPGVVKGDKVWQTIAVDDIGLWANAIFKKPRKFLGQALNLAGAELTGNEMAEAWQKVQGYDSQSVRYSMVPRTLMNFIEHDIAQMASWIERAGYGANLQELHELADELGITMTSFTSWLNKKAILRNSLRNSHYIDLHKILGMAN from the coding sequence ATGGATTGCCGTTTCCATTCCGATGCTCTTTATAAAATTCAATCTCCTCCCAAAAACACCTTTGAAGAACAAAGAACAAAGCCTGTTATAGCAGTAACAATGGCTACTAGCCGACAAGGGGTTTCTGTCGTAAATCATTTGTCCAAGAGTAATTTATTTAGCATTCGTGCCATTACACGTGATCCTTTAAGCCAAGGTTCAAAGCAATTGGCCAAGCTGCCAAATGTTCAGGTCTTGGAAGGAGACCTATTAGAACCGCAAAGTTTAGAGAAATGCTTTGCAGGAGTTTATGGGGTATTTGGCAATACAACTCCTACCAAAGGCTGGGCATTAGGCCGTGGGAGCATAGTTCGAGAATATGAACTACAGCAAGGAAGAAATTTGGTAGATGTTTTAAAAAGAACTATAGAAGAAGGAAGTTTAAAACACTTTGTTTTCAGTTCAGTTTGCAAAGCAAAAGATCCACTAAAGAGTGATCCTGCTCCAAGTCATTTCTCGAACAAATGGAGTATTGAGGAATATATATTCGTTAATGGATTAAAAGAATTCTCGACAATTCTGAGGCCTGTGAGTTATTTCGAAAATTTCGATAGCGATCTTCCTAGCGTAAAAATTTCTGAAAAAAGTTTTCCTGGAGTTGTTAAAGGAGACAAGGTTTGGCAAACAATTGCAGTAGATGATATTGGGCTTTGGGCAAATGCAATTTTTAAAAAGCCAAGGAAATTTTTAGGTCAAGCTCTGAATCTCGCTGGCGCAGAATTGACTGGAAATGAAATGGCAGAAGCTTGGCAAAAAGTACAAGGGTACGATTCTCAATCGGTGCGCTACTCCATGGTCCCTCGCACACTTATGAATTTCATCGAACATGACATTGCTCAAATGGCTTCCTGGATCGAACGAGCTGGATATGGGGCAAACCTCCAAGAACTTCACGAGCTTGCTGATGAGCTAGGTATAACTATGACTTCGTTTACAAGCTGGCTTAATAAAAAAGCTATCCTAAGAAATTCATTAAGAAACTCTCATTATATTGATTTGCATAAGATATTAGGCATGGCAAACTAA
- a CDS encoding chlorophyll a-b binding domain-containing protein, protein MSTFARMSRSEIIHGRAAMVLMSVLVIAKSLI, encoded by the coding sequence ATGTCCACCTTCGCTCGTATGTCTAGATCAGAGATTATTCATGGTCGCGCAGCTATGGTCCTCATGTCTGTATTAGTTATCGCGAAAAGTCTTATTTGA
- a CDS encoding LapA family protein — protein MQQTTLKVFNFALIFALALLTAYFTLENTASTTINIIPGLSVSFPIASLVIISAGVGACIAWFFDSWSNKLRGDEIKELEDTKKYMKELEMKFQSLKEQQQKNIAPVMSLSEENSSANDKEVA, from the coding sequence ATGCAACAAACAACTCTTAAAGTATTCAACTTTGCTTTGATATTTGCACTTGCCCTTTTAACAGCTTATTTCACTCTGGAAAATACTGCTTCAACGACTATAAATATCATTCCAGGTTTATCAGTTTCTTTCCCTATTGCATCCCTAGTGATTATTTCAGCTGGAGTTGGAGCTTGTATTGCATGGTTTTTTGATAGTTGGAGTAATAAATTAAGAGGTGATGAAATTAAGGAATTGGAAGATACTAAGAAATACATGAAGGAATTGGAGATGAAATTTCAAAGTTTAAAAGAACAGCAGCAGAAGAATATTGCCCCAGTAATGAGTCTATCTGAAGAGAATAGCTCCGCTAATGATAAAGAAGTTGCTTGA